The proteins below come from a single Triticum aestivum cultivar Chinese Spring chromosome 5D, IWGSC CS RefSeq v2.1, whole genome shotgun sequence genomic window:
- the LOC123125421 gene encoding disease resistance protein PIK6-NP: MQVVTGAIGSLLPKLGKLLMEEYNLQKKAKKGVESLMREMKTIHAALCKVADVASDQLDEQVKLWADEVRELSYDMEDVVDKFLVRVDGSNKPADDGNKLTNLVEKMANLFNNGKARRQISSAIKNIQKDVQDVAARRGRYTVDDIVPKPTARTAIDPRLRALYTEVTELVGIYGKRDQELVKLLSLGDEDLCKKRLKIVSVVGFGGLGKTTLVRTVYDKIKGGFHSWAFVPVGRNPDVKKIFRDILIGLNKQIYTNINLMALDERQLIEEIRELLQDKRYLVVIDDIWDSKLWGDIKLAFSNMNNFGSRLITTTRILSVSKACCPSTHDSIYEMKPLSDDDSARLFYKRIFSSENGCPNELKKVSKDILRKCGGVPLAILTIASLLATVQQIKPKFEWHVLVNSIGRGLTEDASMEEMQRILSFSYYDLPSDMKTCLLYLSMYPEDREIDKEELIWKWICEEFVQHGKQLTSTFEIGETYFNELINRNMIQPIYTGFCEVKSCRVHDMVLDLIRSLSGEAKFITVLDSNKDMTCCRGNIRRISLQNIELDPRTTPLINSSSMSQVRSITAFFPATTIMPALSSFEVLRVLDLSGCNLGAVNCQVNLRDIVHLFHLRYLGLRRTGICELPKEIGNLQFLQVIDAQYNFDMRVLPSSMCKLRKLMVVKVLICCNWTPGVLGNLTSLQVLERISASPSIVQELGNLARLRELEIHFLHRSPELEEAFVESICKLNDIQSLNINYQDSPYLDLLGERWVPPRCLGKFEFYSDHMACSTLPMWIRRCGPSHLSNLSTFSIIIKEVRQEDVQILGRLHSLRHLWMQSTHQTERLLVIGADGFRLTIAFALHCQPATQVVFQQGALPNAEQVRFNLGVRVAKEDGNGDCFELGLLNLLSLQSAIVEIHWDGIIVKEAEKAEAAVRNALNAHPNQPSIAFSMEPYIPEDTDDDDDDDYYDDDIDTDVQGKRMDLESQLTYIFLAFSARIDGDYGERHIRTIKVRLQVLKKKSLTEVKEHDLN, encoded by the exons atgcaggtGGTGACGGGTGCCATTGGCAGCCTGCTCCCCAAGCTGGGGAAGCTGCTCATGGAGGAGTACAACTTGCAGAAGAAGGCAAAGAAAGGTGTCGAGTCTCTCATGCGAGAGATGAAGACTATACACGCTGCCCTCTGCAAGGTAGCCGATGTGGCGAGTGATCAGCTAGACGAGCAGGTCAAGCTCTGGGCTGATGAGGTCAGGGAGCTCTCCTACGACATGGAAGACGTCGTTGACAAGTTCCTTGTGCGTGTTGATGGCTCTAATAAACCCGCCGATGATGGCAACAAGCTCACGAATCTCGTGGAGAAGATGGCCAATTTGTTCAACAACGGTAAGGCTCGCCGCCAGATTTCTAGCGCCATCAAGAACATCCAGAAAGATGTCCAAGATGTGGCAGCCAGGCGTGGAAGGTATACAGTCGATGATATTGTGCCTAAGCCTACAGCTAGGACAGCTATCGATCCTCGTCTCCGAGCTCTGTACACTGAAGTTACGGAGCTTGTCGGCATCTATGGGAAGAGGGATCAAGAGCTTGTCAAGTTATTGTCCTTAGGAGATGAAGATCTGTGCAAGAAGAGACTAAAGATAGTCTCTGTAGTTGGATTCGGAGGACTAGGCAAGACCACTCTTGTTAGAACAGTATATGATAAGATCAAAGGAGGTTTCCATTCTTGGGCTTTTGTTCCAGTTGGTCGGAATCCTGACGTAAAGAAGATATTCAGGGACATTCTCATTGGTCTAAACAAGCAAATTTACACTAATATCAATCTCATGGCATTGGATGAAAGGCAACTTATCGAAGAAATCCGTGAATTACTTCAGGATAAGAG ATATCTCGTCGTAATTGATGATATATGGGATTCAAAACTATGGGGAGATATCAAGTTGGCTTTCTCTAATATGAACAATTTTGGAAGTCGACTAATCACGACAACCCGCATATTGAGTGTATCTAAAGCATGCTGTCCTTCCACTCATGATTCCATTTATGAAATGAAACCTCTCTCAGATGACGACTCTGCAAGGCTCTTCTATAAAAGAATATTTTCAAGTGAGAATGGTTGTCCTAATGAACTTAAGAAGGTATCTAAAGATATATTGAGGAAATGTGGCGGTGTACCATTAGCCATCCTTACTATTGCTAGTCTTCTTGCTACTGTTCAACAGATAAAGCCAAAATTTGAATGGCATGTTCTGGTAAACTCAATTGGTCGTGGACTTACAGAAGATGCAAGTATGGAGGAAATGCAGAGGATACTATCATTtagctattatgatctaccttctgATATGAAGACTTGTTTATTATATCTAAGTATGTATCCCGAAGACCGTGAGATTGACAAAGAAGAACTTATATGGAAGTGGATATGTGAAGAATTTGTGCAGCATGGAAAGCAACTAACTAGCACATTTGAGATTGGGGAAACTTATTTCAACGAGCTGATAAATAGAAACATGATTCAGCCAATATACACTGGTTTTTGTGAAGTAAAAAGTTGCCGTGTGCATGATATGGTGCTTGACCTGATTCGTTCCTTGTCAGGTGAAGCAAAGTTTATTACAGTATTGGATAGTAATAAGGATATGACGTGTTGTCGTGGCAATATCCGTAGGATATCTCTCCAAAATATTGAGTTAGATCCACGAACCACACCTCTCATTAATTCAAGTAGTATGTCTCAAGTAAGGTCCATTACTGCCTTTTTTCCAGCTACGACTATCATGCCTGCTCTATCTAGCTTTGAAGTTTTACGTGTATTGGATTTGAGTGGATGCAATCTAGGGGCAGTTAACTGTCAAGTTAACTTGAGGGATATTGTGCATTTATTTCACCTAAGATACCTAGGTCTAAGAAGAACTGGTATATGTGAACTCCCAAAGGAAATAGGAAATCTACAGTTTCTGCAGGTGATAGATGCACAATACAATTTTGACATGAGAGTTTTGCCGTCATCTATGTGCAAGCTAAGAAAGTTAATGGTCGTAAAGGTTTTGATATGCTGCAATTGGACCCCTGGTGTGTTGGGTAACCTGACATCATTGCAAGTGTTGGAGAGGATCTCTGCCTCTCCAAGCATTGTGCAAGAGCTTGGCAACCTGGCAAGGCTGAGGGAGCTCGAGATTCACTTCCTTCATCGGAGCCCCGAGTTAGAGGAAGCTTTTGTGGAGTCTATATGCAAGCTGAATGATATCCAAAGTCTGAATATTAACTACCAGGATTCACCATACTTGGATCTCTTGGGGGAACGCTGGGTACCCCCGCGATGTCTTGGCAAATTTGAGTTCTATTCAGACCACATGGCATGCTCTACATTGCCGATGTGGATAAGGAGATGTGGCCCCTCACATCTATCAAACCTATCCACATTCAGTATCATAATCAAGGAAGTGCGGCAGGAGGATGTGCAAATCCTTGGGAGGTTGCATTCTCTTCGCCATCTTTGGATGCAAAGCACCCACCAAACAGAAAGGTTGCTCGTCATTGGTGCGGATGGGTTTCGTTTAACGATAGCCTTTGCATTGCATTGTCAGCCAGCCACTCAAGTAGTCTTTCAGCAAGGAGCTTTGCCAAATGCAGAACAAGTCCGATTCAATTTGGGTGTGCGGGTGGCCAAAGAAGATGGTAACGGTGATTGCTTTGAGCTCGGCCTGCTTAACCTGCTCTCACTTCAGAGCGCGATAGTTGAAATCCATTGGGATGGCATCATAGTTAAGGAGGCCGAGAAAGCGGAGGCTGCGGTGAGAAATGCATTGAACGCCCATCCTAACCAACCAAGCATTGCTTTTAGTATGGAGCCATATATACCAGAAG acactgatgatgatgatgacgatgactatTATGATGACGACATTGATACTGACGTTCAAGGAAAAAGAATGGATCTGGA ATCCCAGCTCACATATATCTTCCTTGCTTTCTCAGCTAGAATTGACGGCGATTACGGAGAAAGACACATACGGACTATAAAGGTCAGGCTCCAGGTGTTGAAAAAGAAATCCTTGACTGAAGTCAAAGAACATGATCTGAACTAA